One genomic window of Ruegeria sp. THAF33 includes the following:
- a CDS encoding EamA family transporter, with product MTLQAVLIVLTAAVLHALWNAVVKGAPDKAVVLGLVALGHAVPALIALPFIGLPVWAAFPFIIGSTLIHWGYYWFLNTAYKHGDLSVVYPISRGMTPILVAVGAILFAGEFLPPIAWVGIVCISAGIGCLSLIGLGRNTSWVAVAAAFGTGLMIASYSIVDGIGIRLSGNILGYIAALFVAEIFVAGFIFATRWQRFVALPRRYAWAGLTGGVISGLAYGLVLYAKTVAPLGVVSALRESSVIFASLIGVMWFGEGPKSNRLLAATIVAIGIGLLAMTR from the coding sequence ATGACATTACAGGCAGTTCTCATCGTCTTGACCGCAGCCGTGTTGCACGCGCTCTGGAATGCGGTTGTCAAAGGCGCGCCCGACAAAGCGGTTGTTTTGGGGTTGGTGGCGCTTGGCCACGCCGTGCCTGCGCTGATTGCGTTGCCTTTTATCGGCTTGCCGGTTTGGGCGGCGTTCCCCTTCATCATCGGCTCGACCCTGATCCACTGGGGGTACTATTGGTTTCTCAACACCGCGTACAAACATGGAGATCTGTCGGTGGTGTACCCGATCTCACGCGGGATGACGCCAATCCTGGTCGCGGTGGGTGCCATTCTTTTCGCGGGTGAGTTTCTGCCGCCGATCGCGTGGGTCGGCATTGTCTGCATCTCGGCTGGGATTGGGTGCCTGTCCCTGATCGGGTTGGGCCGAAACACAAGCTGGGTCGCCGTGGCGGCGGCGTTTGGCACGGGTCTGATGATAGCGTCCTATTCGATTGTGGACGGCATTGGTATCCGGCTGTCCGGGAACATACTGGGATACATTGCGGCACTGTTCGTTGCCGAAATTTTTGTTGCCGGGTTTATCTTCGCGACCAGATGGCAGCGTTTCGTAGCGCTGCCCAGGCGTTATGCCTGGGCGGGTCTGACAGGCGGCGTCATCTCTGGCCTGGCGTATGGGCTGGTGCTGTATGCCAAGACGGTCGCGCCCTTGGGCGTGGTGTCCGCCCTCAGGGAAAGTTCGGTTATCTTTGCGTCGCTTATTGGTGTGATGTGGTTCGGCGAAGGGCCGAAATCCAACAGGCTTCTTGCAGCGACCATTGTCGCGATCGGGATCGGACTGCTTGCGATGACACGTTGA
- a CDS encoding DeoR/GlpR family DNA-binding transcription regulator translates to MLAPERHAIILEEVSRQPAVSIRSLTERLGVSRETVRKDIEQLALENKLYQVRGGATSIRRREPPMADRAQTNPKGKERIGAYVASVIPDGASVIIDSGSTTVAAAQALATVRQNLTIYTNDLTIASVLASAVAEVTLLGGRLDFSENATLGLDTLDHLSRYNADYALIGVGGVSSRALFTDFSLEGANLRHMMMQRSQRPLILADSSKFDMVGPIVMKPLPVKATLVVDEELPNSIAGALQSQPVDIVIA, encoded by the coding sequence ATGCTCGCACCCGAACGCCACGCCATCATACTGGAAGAAGTCTCGCGCCAGCCAGCGGTCTCGATCCGTTCGCTGACGGAACGGCTTGGTGTGTCACGGGAAACCGTGCGCAAGGATATTGAACAGCTGGCACTGGAGAACAAGCTTTATCAGGTGCGGGGCGGCGCGACCAGTATCCGCAGGCGGGAACCTCCGATGGCCGACCGGGCTCAAACCAACCCGAAAGGCAAGGAACGGATTGGAGCCTATGTGGCAAGCGTGATCCCGGACGGGGCCAGCGTGATAATCGACAGCGGGTCAACGACAGTGGCGGCGGCGCAGGCTCTGGCTACTGTGCGACAAAATCTTACCATATATACCAATGATTTGACGATTGCATCCGTGTTGGCTTCGGCGGTCGCCGAAGTCACGCTGCTGGGCGGGCGGCTGGATTTTTCAGAGAATGCCACATTGGGTTTGGACACGCTCGACCACCTGTCGCGATACAATGCGGACTATGCGTTGATCGGGGTCGGCGGTGTGAGCTCTCGGGCATTGTTTACGGATTTCTCGCTGGAAGGCGCCAACCTGCGTCATATGATGATGCAGCGGTCGCAGCGGCCGCTGATCCTGGCTGATAGCAGCAAGTTCGACATGGTTGGTCCGATCGTAATGAAACCTTTGCCGGTGAAAGCGACACTGGTGGTGGATGAGGAGTTGCCAAATAGCATTGCTGGCGCGCTGCAAAGCCAGCCCGTGGATATTGTGATCGCATGA
- the glyA gene encoding serine hydroxymethyltransferase — MTDPVVAEALANEKKRQQDQIELIASENIVSRAVLDALGHEMTNKTLEGYPGNRFHGGGQFVDVVEQAAIDRAKELFGCDYANVQPHSGSQANLAVFFLLLKPGDRVLSLDLAAGGHLSHGLKANLSGRWFEPHHYGVDAESEVIDCDALEKLAEEIRPKLLIAGGSAYPREIDFERMGQIARKVGAHFHVDMAHIAGLVAAGVHPSPFPHADIVTCTTTKTLRGPRGGVILTNNEDWFKRLQSAVFPGVQGSIHSQVLAAKAVCLAEALTDEFKDYGAQVKANAAKLAETLQSRGLRIVSGGTDTHLVLVDLSPKGITGKRAEVVLEKANITTNKNAIPNDSTRPPEWVGLRLGVSAATTRGMKQAAFDQLANVIADLIEAEAAGDTGATILRCKTSVAALCKSYPIYPA; from the coding sequence ATGACCGACCCCGTCGTCGCAGAAGCTCTTGCAAACGAGAAAAAGCGCCAGCAGGATCAAATTGAGCTGATCGCGTCCGAAAATATCGTCAGCCGTGCGGTGCTGGATGCTCTCGGGCATGAGATGACCAACAAGACGCTTGAAGGGTATCCGGGAAACCGGTTCCACGGCGGCGGTCAGTTTGTCGACGTCGTCGAGCAGGCGGCAATCGACCGCGCCAAGGAACTGTTCGGGTGCGACTATGCCAATGTTCAGCCCCATTCCGGCAGCCAGGCGAACCTTGCTGTTTTCTTTCTGCTGCTCAAGCCTGGTGACAGGGTCTTGTCGCTGGATCTGGCCGCCGGCGGTCATCTGAGTCACGGCCTGAAGGCCAACCTGTCGGGTCGCTGGTTCGAACCGCATCATTATGGTGTCGACGCCGAATCCGAGGTCATTGACTGCGATGCGCTGGAAAAACTGGCCGAGGAAATCCGGCCAAAGCTGCTGATCGCGGGTGGGTCTGCCTATCCACGGGAAATCGACTTCGAGCGTATGGGGCAAATCGCCAGGAAGGTCGGTGCGCATTTTCATGTGGACATGGCCCATATTGCCGGGCTGGTCGCTGCGGGCGTGCATCCTTCGCCTTTTCCGCATGCGGACATTGTGACGTGCACCACGACAAAAACACTGCGTGGTCCTCGTGGCGGGGTGATCCTCACCAACAACGAGGACTGGTTCAAGAGGCTGCAATCTGCGGTTTTCCCCGGCGTTCAGGGTTCGATCCACAGCCAGGTTCTGGCGGCCAAAGCAGTTTGCCTTGCCGAAGCGCTTACGGATGAATTCAAGGACTACGGAGCGCAGGTCAAAGCCAACGCCGCCAAACTCGCGGAAACCTTGCAGTCCCGGGGGTTGCGTATCGTGTCCGGTGGTACTGACACGCATCTGGTGCTCGTGGATCTCAGCCCCAAGGGTATCACAGGCAAACGTGCCGAGGTCGTTCTGGAGAAGGCCAACATCACGACCAACAAAAACGCGATCCCCAATGACAGCACGCGACCGCCAGAATGGGTTGGATTGCGCCTGGGCGTGAGCGCGGCCACGACCCGCGGAATGAAACAGGCCGCGTTCGACCAGTTGGCAAACGTGATTGCGGATCTGATCGAAGCTGAGGCCGCGGGTGATACCGGTGCGACAATTCTGCGCTGCAAAACCTCGGTCGCTGCGTTGTGCAAATCGTACCCCATCTATCCAGCGTAG
- a CDS encoding putative 2-aminoethylphosphonate ABC transporter substrate-binding protein encodes MKQTTSFLAALTIGALTATAAASETELTVYTAVEAEDLARYAETFNQSHPDIKINWVRDSTGIITAKLLAERDNPQADVVWGLAATSLLLLKSEGMLEPYAPAGVENLDKKFVDGDTPPAWVGMDAWVAAVCYNTVEAEKAGLTPPTSWKDLTDPMYKDQVIMPNPNSSGTGFLDVSSWLQMFGEEGGWEYMDALHENIARYTHSGSKPCKLAAAGEIPIGISFAFRGAKSKADGAPLEIIVPSEGVGWDMEATAIVAGTANLEAAQKLVDFTVTKEANEMYNTGYAVVAYPGVAKPVEHFPDGLLDAMIENDFEFAANNRAAILKEWQSRYDGKSEAK; translated from the coding sequence ATGAAACAGACGACATCATTTCTCGCAGCCCTGACCATAGGTGCGCTGACGGCAACGGCTGCGGCATCGGAAACGGAATTGACAGTTTATACCGCAGTCGAAGCGGAAGACTTGGCCCGGTATGCCGAGACGTTCAATCAAAGCCATCCTGACATCAAGATCAATTGGGTTCGCGACTCGACCGGGATCATTACGGCGAAATTGCTGGCAGAACGTGATAATCCGCAGGCCGACGTTGTTTGGGGCCTGGCCGCCACGTCGCTGCTGCTGTTGAAATCAGAAGGTATGCTGGAGCCATATGCGCCGGCCGGTGTGGAAAACCTGGACAAGAAATTTGTTGATGGCGACACCCCCCCTGCCTGGGTCGGCATGGACGCCTGGGTTGCTGCCGTCTGCTACAATACAGTCGAGGCAGAGAAAGCCGGGCTGACCCCGCCGACATCCTGGAAGGATCTCACCGACCCGATGTACAAAGATCAGGTGATCATGCCCAATCCGAATTCATCGGGCACCGGGTTCCTTGACGTGTCCAGCTGGTTGCAGATGTTCGGTGAAGAAGGTGGTTGGGAATACATGGATGCGCTGCACGAGAACATCGCGCGGTACACCCATTCAGGTTCAAAACCCTGCAAACTGGCCGCGGCAGGCGAAATCCCGATTGGCATCTCTTTCGCGTTCCGCGGAGCAAAATCCAAAGCCGACGGCGCGCCGCTTGAGATCATCGTGCCTTCTGAGGGCGTGGGATGGGACATGGAAGCCACCGCAATTGTCGCCGGTACCGCAAATCTGGAGGCTGCGCAGAAGCTGGTGGACTTCACCGTCACCAAAGAGGCCAACGAGATGTACAACACCGGCTATGCCGTCGTGGCCTATCCGGGCGTTGCGAAACCGGTTGAGCACTTCCCAGACGGTCTTCTGGATGCAATGATCGAAAATGATTTTGAGTTTGCCGCCAACAATCGCGCGGCAATCCTGAAGGAATGGCAGTCTCGCTATGACGGAAAGTCGGAAGCGAAGTAA
- a CDS encoding LysR family transcriptional regulator, with protein sequence MSLSPRRPKGPHLNALRAFEAAARLGSFAAAADELSVTPGAITQHVKALEAWAGTQLFVRNARGVEMTALAEELLPGFTQAFDQLGMAVQELRTKALPRKVKVAALPSIAQLWLAPRLGTLRQIAPDLSVSVVALETPPNLAREPFDMTLFFSGETIGINEIKIAEDVIFPVCAPSVADRLKSVSDLSQETLLHDGAWANDWDNWLNSQPDGARVPKTGTVHSLYSVALEEARHGGGVLMAHEVLVQKLLDNGDLVRPFSASLKLPRAMVAKFTPSFSRSPAFKEFRSFLLNAN encoded by the coding sequence ATGTCACTTTCCCCTCGTCGCCCGAAAGGCCCACATCTCAATGCTTTACGAGCATTTGAAGCGGCGGCTCGGCTTGGAAGTTTTGCCGCTGCGGCAGACGAGCTATCCGTTACACCAGGCGCGATAACTCAGCACGTCAAGGCCCTTGAAGCCTGGGCCGGCACCCAACTTTTTGTCCGAAATGCCCGCGGGGTCGAGATGACGGCGCTCGCCGAAGAGCTTTTGCCCGGGTTCACCCAGGCGTTTGATCAATTGGGAATGGCCGTGCAGGAACTTCGAACCAAGGCCCTGCCGCGCAAGGTCAAGGTCGCCGCGCTGCCGTCGATCGCGCAATTGTGGCTGGCGCCCAGACTTGGAACGCTCAGGCAAATTGCCCCGGATTTGTCCGTGTCTGTTGTGGCCCTTGAAACGCCGCCAAACCTTGCGCGTGAACCATTTGACATGACTTTGTTCTTTTCCGGTGAAACGATCGGAATCAACGAAATCAAAATAGCCGAAGATGTGATTTTCCCGGTTTGCGCGCCCTCGGTCGCGGACAGATTGAAATCTGTTTCAGATCTTTCGCAGGAAACCCTTCTCCATGACGGGGCATGGGCAAATGATTGGGACAATTGGCTGAACAGCCAACCAGATGGCGCACGTGTACCGAAGACGGGAACCGTGCACTCGTTGTATTCCGTCGCGCTGGAAGAGGCGCGTCATGGCGGTGGCGTGTTGATGGCGCACGAAGTTCTGGTTCAGAAATTGCTGGACAATGGCGATCTGGTTCGCCCGTTTTCGGCCTCGTTGAAGCTTCCCCGCGCAATGGTGGCCAAATTCACACCCTCTTTCAGCAGATCCCCCGCCTTCAAAGAGTTCAGATCGTTTTTGCTGAACGCAAACTGA